From Carya illinoinensis cultivar Pawnee chromosome 5, C.illinoinensisPawnee_v1, whole genome shotgun sequence, one genomic window encodes:
- the LOC122309518 gene encoding DNA-directed primase/polymerase protein isoform X4 has product MEEVDRLFECFKCGFSPPQSAFRERKRRKSKLKHGSSPSPSGILSPGSAGKIHEIPTHLQLSIEKSDSPSVRKNRRKQFSPIVFYGSPHGVPPKRPSSLLQLLHQIRVDLTEQNKFSLRKEIWATFPRQDEAIKFAKGHEHVHVFSYQDHFNGQRRFLVSTYKYFWQRYKNMDSKFRHHYEVIQEGLPCHLYFDLEFNRRVNIDNNEDEMIDLLLSIIFKAFHEKYSIQGNLDWIVELDSSTEEKFSRHLIIRIPKAAFKDNSHAGAFVAEICSRILIERQSDGRFDKLFVKKDSSSTTSSSQLFVDTAVYSRNRCFRLALSSKAGKSSVLLPTGRFKCKDMLCEEDMFMASLICNMDIDCEKLLVCKMELDCVKTLHFGTEVNHNFATNCVASQEFPLSACTSDLTTTYFLGKSPFPALDKFVESIASIGNVSGKIRSWYWFSEYGLMVYSMSRNRYCERIGRQHKSNHEYFIS; this is encoded by the exons ATGGAAGAGGTTGATCGATTGTTTGAGTGCTTCAAGTGCGGATTCTCTCCTCCAC AATCTGCatttagagaaagaaaaagaagaaaaagtaaattGAAGCATGGAAGTTCGCCTTCACCTTCTGGAATTCTATCTCCGGGATCGGCTGGAAAAATACACGAAATACCTACACATCTACAGCTCTCCATTGAGAAA TCTGATTCACCATCAGTTAGAAAAAACAGAAGGAAGCAGTTCTCTCCGATCGTATTCTACGGGTCTCCACATGGTGTTCCCCCAAAGAGACCATCCAGCTTGTTGCAATTATTACATCAAATACGTGTCGATCTCACTGAACAGAATAAATTTAGCTTGAG GAAGGAAATATGGGCTACATTTCCGAGGCAGGATGAAGCAATAAAGTTTGCCAAAGGGCATGAGCATGTTCATGTTTTTAGTTATCAAGACCACTTTAACGGTCAAAGAAGGTTTCTTGTCTCAACGTACAAATATTTTTGGCAAAG GTATAAAAACATGGATTCCAAATTTCGGCATCATTATGAAGTGATTCAAGAG GGTTTACCGTGCCACCTTTACTTCGATTTGGAGTTCAATAGGAGAGTGAACATAGACAATAATGAAGATGAAATGATTGATCTCTTGTTGTCAATCATTTTCAAAGCCTTCCATGAAAAATACTCCATTCAAGGAAACCTGGACTGGATAGTTGAGCTTGATTCCTCCACTGAGG AAAAGTTTTCTCGTCACTTAATCATCCGCATACCAAAGGCTGCTTTCAAGGACAACTCACATGCAGGTGCATTTGTTGCTGAG ATATGCTCTCGGATTCTAATTGAGAGGCAAAGTGATGGAAGATTTGATAAACTGTTTGTGAAAAAAGATTCAAGCTCCACTACATCCTCAAGCCAACTTTTTGTTGACACTGCTGTTTATTCTAGAAATCGTTGCTTTCGTTTAGCCCTATCTTCAAAGGCCGGGAAGAGTTCTGTGCTTTTACCTACAGGGCGGTTCAAATGTAAGGACATG CTGTGTGAGGAAGACATGTTCATGGCATCCTTGATCTGCAATATGGATATCGATTGCGAGAAGCTTCTAGTCTGCAAAATGGAGTTAGATTGTGTGAAGACCCTACACTTTGGTACAGAG GTAAATCATAATTTTGCCACGAATTGTGTTGCCTCGCAAGAATTTCCATTGAGTGCTTGCACAAGTGATCTTACAACAACATACTTCCTGGGAAAGTCGCCATTTCCGGCACTTGACAAATTTGTTGAATCCATCGCCTCCATTGGCAATGTATCAG GAAAAATCCGAAGCTGGTATTGGTTTTCAGAATATGGACTGATGGTCTACAGCATGTCTAGAAATAGATACTGTGAACGAATTGGTCGACAGCATAAAAGCAATCATG AATACTTCATTTCTTAG
- the LOC122309518 gene encoding DNA-directed primase/polymerase protein isoform X2, with amino-acid sequence MEEVDRLFECFKCGFSPPQSAFRERKRRKSKLKHGSSPSPSGILSPGSAGKIHEIPTHLQLSIEKSDSPSVRKNRRKQFSPIVFYGSPHGVPPKRPSSLLQLLHQIRVDLTEQNKFSLRKEIWATFPRQDEAIKFAKGHEHVHVFSYQDHFNGQRRFLVSTYKYFWQRYKNMDSKFRHHYEVIQEGLPCHLYFDLEFNRRVNIDNNEDEMIDLLLSIIFKAFHEKYSIQGNLDWIVELDSSTEEKFSRHLIIRIPKAAFKDNSHAGAFVAEICSRILIERQSDGRFDKLFVKKDSSSTTSSSQLFVDTAVYSRNRCFRLALSSKAGKSSVLLPTGRFKCKDMLCEEDMFMASLICNMDIDCEKLLVCKMELDCVKTLHFGTEVNHNFATNCVASQEFPLSACTSDLTTTYFLGKSPFPALDKFVESIASIGNVSGKIRSWYWFSEYGLMVYSMSRNRYCERIGRQHKSNHVMYIVDLRRAVYYQKCHDPDCRAS; translated from the exons ATGGAAGAGGTTGATCGATTGTTTGAGTGCTTCAAGTGCGGATTCTCTCCTCCAC AATCTGCatttagagaaagaaaaagaagaaaaagtaaattGAAGCATGGAAGTTCGCCTTCACCTTCTGGAATTCTATCTCCGGGATCGGCTGGAAAAATACACGAAATACCTACACATCTACAGCTCTCCATTGAGAAA TCTGATTCACCATCAGTTAGAAAAAACAGAAGGAAGCAGTTCTCTCCGATCGTATTCTACGGGTCTCCACATGGTGTTCCCCCAAAGAGACCATCCAGCTTGTTGCAATTATTACATCAAATACGTGTCGATCTCACTGAACAGAATAAATTTAGCTTGAG GAAGGAAATATGGGCTACATTTCCGAGGCAGGATGAAGCAATAAAGTTTGCCAAAGGGCATGAGCATGTTCATGTTTTTAGTTATCAAGACCACTTTAACGGTCAAAGAAGGTTTCTTGTCTCAACGTACAAATATTTTTGGCAAAG GTATAAAAACATGGATTCCAAATTTCGGCATCATTATGAAGTGATTCAAGAG GGTTTACCGTGCCACCTTTACTTCGATTTGGAGTTCAATAGGAGAGTGAACATAGACAATAATGAAGATGAAATGATTGATCTCTTGTTGTCAATCATTTTCAAAGCCTTCCATGAAAAATACTCCATTCAAGGAAACCTGGACTGGATAGTTGAGCTTGATTCCTCCACTGAGG AAAAGTTTTCTCGTCACTTAATCATCCGCATACCAAAGGCTGCTTTCAAGGACAACTCACATGCAGGTGCATTTGTTGCTGAG ATATGCTCTCGGATTCTAATTGAGAGGCAAAGTGATGGAAGATTTGATAAACTGTTTGTGAAAAAAGATTCAAGCTCCACTACATCCTCAAGCCAACTTTTTGTTGACACTGCTGTTTATTCTAGAAATCGTTGCTTTCGTTTAGCCCTATCTTCAAAGGCCGGGAAGAGTTCTGTGCTTTTACCTACAGGGCGGTTCAAATGTAAGGACATG CTGTGTGAGGAAGACATGTTCATGGCATCCTTGATCTGCAATATGGATATCGATTGCGAGAAGCTTCTAGTCTGCAAAATGGAGTTAGATTGTGTGAAGACCCTACACTTTGGTACAGAG GTAAATCATAATTTTGCCACGAATTGTGTTGCCTCGCAAGAATTTCCATTGAGTGCTTGCACAAGTGATCTTACAACAACATACTTCCTGGGAAAGTCGCCATTTCCGGCACTTGACAAATTTGTTGAATCCATCGCCTCCATTGGCAATGTATCAG GAAAAATCCGAAGCTGGTATTGGTTTTCAGAATATGGACTGATGGTCTACAGCATGTCTAGAAATAGATACTGTGAACGAATTGGTCGACAGCATAAAAGCAATCATG TGATGTACATTGTTGACCTGAGAAGGGCTGTATATTATCAGAAATGTCATGATCCTGACTGCAGAG CTTCCTGA
- the LOC122309517 gene encoding protein SAR DEFICIENT 4, whose product MASTPNPAKTEDPNTNDTNANYLTTATFTSPIFISSESLHSLISHQNLIHHFHACLPTVSSSLQTPIRQSYDVSPSSSLLLMPSWSSSPLFPYLGVKLVTYFPQNSALNLPGVHASYVLFSSVTGQPLASMDGTVLTLYRTSCVSGLASKILARNDSEILVMIGAGALAPHLIKAHLSARPSLRRVIIWNRTVEKARKLAVEMRESVGFDGVSFESNGCLEEIVGLGDIVSCATNSETPLVKGERLKAGAHLDLVGSFKHSMRECDDEAIRRGRVFVDNEAALVEAGELVGAFEREVIGKGEIGGNLVELIKGEKVGRRNSDEITVFKSVGSAIVDILAAQLVYETYKS is encoded by the coding sequence ATGGCTTCCACACCCAACCCAGCCAAAACTGAGGACCCCAACACAAATGATACGAATGCCAATTACCTGACAACCGCCACCTTCACATCCCCAATCTTCATCTCCTCAGAGTCTTTGCACTCCCTCATCTCTCACCAAAATCTAATACACCACTTCCATGCCTGTCTCCCTACAGTCTCATCTTCCCTCCAAACTCCAATTCGCCAAAGCTATGATGTTTCACCGTCTTCCTCTCTCCTTCTCATGCCCTCTTGGTCCTCTTCCCCCCTTTTCCCATACTTAGGCGTGAAGCTCGTGACCTACTTTCCACAAAACTCCGCGCTAAATTTGCCTGGAGTGCACGCAAGTTATGTGCTATTCAGCTCGGTAACTGGTCAACCTCTGGCCTCCATGGATGGCACTGTATTGACCCTTTACAGAACTTCATGTGTCTCAGGCCTGGCCTCAAAGATTTTGGCCAGAAATGATAGTGAAATCCTTGTGATGATTGGAGCGGGTGCTTTGGCACCCCATTTGATCAAAGCCCATCTTTCGGCTAGACCCAGTTTGAGAAGGGTGATAATTTGGAATAGAACAGTGGAGAAGGCGCGCAAATTGGCCGTTGAAATGCGAGAAAGTGTTGGTTTCGATGGGGTGAGTTTTGAGAGTAATGGATGTTTGGAGGAGATTGTTGGATTGGGAGATATCGTGAGCTGCGCAACGAATTCAGAGACGCCGCTTGTGAAGGGCGAAAGGTTGAAGGCAGGGGCGCATTTGGATTTGGTTGGGTCGTTCAAGCATTCAATGAGGGAGTGCGACGACGAGGCAATCAGAAGAGGAAGAGTGTTTGTGGATAATGAGGCCGCGCTGGTTGAAGCAGGGGAATTGGTGGGTGCTTTTGAGAGAGAGGTGATTGGAAAGGGAGAAATTGGAGGGAATTTAGTGGAGTTGATAAAGGGAGAGAAAGTTGGCAGGAGAAATTCGGATGAGATAACTGTTTTTAAGTCTGTTGGTTCTGCAATTGTGGACATTCTTGCTGCACAATTGGTGTATGAGACTTACAAATCATGA
- the LOC122309518 gene encoding DNA-directed primase/polymerase protein isoform X1 — protein sequence MEEVDRLFECFKCGFSPPQSAFRERKRRKSKLKHGSSPSPSGILSPGSAGKIHEIPTHLQLSIEKSDSPSVRKNRRKQFSPIVFYGSPHGVPPKRPSSLLQLLHQIRVDLTEQNKFSLRKEIWATFPRQDEAIKFAKGHEHVHVFSYQDHFNGQRRFLVSTYKYFWQRYKNMDSKFRHHYEVIQEGLPCHLYFDLEFNRRVNIDNNEDEMIDLLLSIIFKAFHEKYSIQGNLDWIVELDSSTEEKFSRHLIIRIPKAAFKDNSHAGAFVAEICSRILIERQSDGRFDKLFVKKDSSSTTSSSQLFVDTAVYSRNRCFRLALSSKAGKSSVLLPTGRFKCKDMLCEEDMFMASLICNMDIDCEKLLVCKMELDCVKTLHFGTEVNHNFATNCVASQEFPLSACTSDLTTTYFLGKSPFPALDKFVESIASIGNVSGKIRSWYWFSEYGLMVYSMSRNRYCERIGRQHKSNHVMYIVDLRRAVYYQKCHDPDCRGYRSPLRLIPDDITPDPSLFFDSNHTANHGGPTLNNPDHQFLDNDEKNVLLHNDENFIDSFSKDSWWLEASRVAEDIENKKNSKLSNMETIDDEDDEWWMAVERTASQAELNLFN from the exons ATGGAAGAGGTTGATCGATTGTTTGAGTGCTTCAAGTGCGGATTCTCTCCTCCAC AATCTGCatttagagaaagaaaaagaagaaaaagtaaattGAAGCATGGAAGTTCGCCTTCACCTTCTGGAATTCTATCTCCGGGATCGGCTGGAAAAATACACGAAATACCTACACATCTACAGCTCTCCATTGAGAAA TCTGATTCACCATCAGTTAGAAAAAACAGAAGGAAGCAGTTCTCTCCGATCGTATTCTACGGGTCTCCACATGGTGTTCCCCCAAAGAGACCATCCAGCTTGTTGCAATTATTACATCAAATACGTGTCGATCTCACTGAACAGAATAAATTTAGCTTGAG GAAGGAAATATGGGCTACATTTCCGAGGCAGGATGAAGCAATAAAGTTTGCCAAAGGGCATGAGCATGTTCATGTTTTTAGTTATCAAGACCACTTTAACGGTCAAAGAAGGTTTCTTGTCTCAACGTACAAATATTTTTGGCAAAG GTATAAAAACATGGATTCCAAATTTCGGCATCATTATGAAGTGATTCAAGAG GGTTTACCGTGCCACCTTTACTTCGATTTGGAGTTCAATAGGAGAGTGAACATAGACAATAATGAAGATGAAATGATTGATCTCTTGTTGTCAATCATTTTCAAAGCCTTCCATGAAAAATACTCCATTCAAGGAAACCTGGACTGGATAGTTGAGCTTGATTCCTCCACTGAGG AAAAGTTTTCTCGTCACTTAATCATCCGCATACCAAAGGCTGCTTTCAAGGACAACTCACATGCAGGTGCATTTGTTGCTGAG ATATGCTCTCGGATTCTAATTGAGAGGCAAAGTGATGGAAGATTTGATAAACTGTTTGTGAAAAAAGATTCAAGCTCCACTACATCCTCAAGCCAACTTTTTGTTGACACTGCTGTTTATTCTAGAAATCGTTGCTTTCGTTTAGCCCTATCTTCAAAGGCCGGGAAGAGTTCTGTGCTTTTACCTACAGGGCGGTTCAAATGTAAGGACATG CTGTGTGAGGAAGACATGTTCATGGCATCCTTGATCTGCAATATGGATATCGATTGCGAGAAGCTTCTAGTCTGCAAAATGGAGTTAGATTGTGTGAAGACCCTACACTTTGGTACAGAG GTAAATCATAATTTTGCCACGAATTGTGTTGCCTCGCAAGAATTTCCATTGAGTGCTTGCACAAGTGATCTTACAACAACATACTTCCTGGGAAAGTCGCCATTTCCGGCACTTGACAAATTTGTTGAATCCATCGCCTCCATTGGCAATGTATCAG GAAAAATCCGAAGCTGGTATTGGTTTTCAGAATATGGACTGATGGTCTACAGCATGTCTAGAAATAGATACTGTGAACGAATTGGTCGACAGCATAAAAGCAATCATG TGATGTACATTGTTGACCTGAGAAGGGCTGTATATTATCAGAAATGTCATGATCCTGACTGCAGAG GTTACCGGTCTCCTCTGCGATTGATCCCAGATGACATCACTCCTGATCCTTCATTGTTCTTTGACTCTAATCATACAGCGAATCATGGTGGCCCAACATTAAATAACCCTGACCATCAATTTCTTGATAATGACGAGAAAAATGTCTTGCTTCACAATGATGAAAACTTTATAGACAGCTTCAGCAAAGATTCTTGGTGGCTTGAAGCCTCTAGAGTTGCAGAGGATAtcgaaaataagaaaaattctaaactcaGCAACATG GAGACgattgatgatgaagatgatgagtGGTGGATGGCTGTAGAAAGGACTGCATCCCAGGCTGAATTAAACCTCTTCAACTAA
- the LOC122309518 gene encoding DNA-directed primase/polymerase protein isoform X3 has product MEEVDRLFECFKCGFSPPQSAFRERKRRKSKLKHGSSPSPSGILSPGSAGKIHEIPTHLQLSIEKSDSPSVRKNRRKQFSPIVFYGSPHGVPPKRPSSLLQLLHQIRVDLTEQNKFSLRKEIWATFPRQDEAIKFAKGHEHVHVFSYQDHFNGQRRFLVSTYKYFWQRYKNMDSKFRHHYEVIQEGLPCHLYFDLEFNRRVNIDNNEDEMIDLLLSIIFKAFHEKYSIQGNLDWIVELDSSTEEKFSRHLIIRIPKAAFKDNSHAGAFVAEICSRILIERQSDGRFDKLFVKKDSSSTTSSSQLFVDTAVYSRNRCFRLALSSKAGKSSVLLPTGRFKCKDMLCEEDMFMASLICNMDIDCEKLLVCKMELDCVKTLHFGTEVNHNFATNCVASQEFPLSACTSDLTTTYFLGKSPFPALDKFVESIASIGNVSGKIRSWYWFSEYGLMVYSMSRNRYCERIGRQHKSNHAASFIVIGLGSTWIKPHRSSSSW; this is encoded by the exons ATGGAAGAGGTTGATCGATTGTTTGAGTGCTTCAAGTGCGGATTCTCTCCTCCAC AATCTGCatttagagaaagaaaaagaagaaaaagtaaattGAAGCATGGAAGTTCGCCTTCACCTTCTGGAATTCTATCTCCGGGATCGGCTGGAAAAATACACGAAATACCTACACATCTACAGCTCTCCATTGAGAAA TCTGATTCACCATCAGTTAGAAAAAACAGAAGGAAGCAGTTCTCTCCGATCGTATTCTACGGGTCTCCACATGGTGTTCCCCCAAAGAGACCATCCAGCTTGTTGCAATTATTACATCAAATACGTGTCGATCTCACTGAACAGAATAAATTTAGCTTGAG GAAGGAAATATGGGCTACATTTCCGAGGCAGGATGAAGCAATAAAGTTTGCCAAAGGGCATGAGCATGTTCATGTTTTTAGTTATCAAGACCACTTTAACGGTCAAAGAAGGTTTCTTGTCTCAACGTACAAATATTTTTGGCAAAG GTATAAAAACATGGATTCCAAATTTCGGCATCATTATGAAGTGATTCAAGAG GGTTTACCGTGCCACCTTTACTTCGATTTGGAGTTCAATAGGAGAGTGAACATAGACAATAATGAAGATGAAATGATTGATCTCTTGTTGTCAATCATTTTCAAAGCCTTCCATGAAAAATACTCCATTCAAGGAAACCTGGACTGGATAGTTGAGCTTGATTCCTCCACTGAGG AAAAGTTTTCTCGTCACTTAATCATCCGCATACCAAAGGCTGCTTTCAAGGACAACTCACATGCAGGTGCATTTGTTGCTGAG ATATGCTCTCGGATTCTAATTGAGAGGCAAAGTGATGGAAGATTTGATAAACTGTTTGTGAAAAAAGATTCAAGCTCCACTACATCCTCAAGCCAACTTTTTGTTGACACTGCTGTTTATTCTAGAAATCGTTGCTTTCGTTTAGCCCTATCTTCAAAGGCCGGGAAGAGTTCTGTGCTTTTACCTACAGGGCGGTTCAAATGTAAGGACATG CTGTGTGAGGAAGACATGTTCATGGCATCCTTGATCTGCAATATGGATATCGATTGCGAGAAGCTTCTAGTCTGCAAAATGGAGTTAGATTGTGTGAAGACCCTACACTTTGGTACAGAG GTAAATCATAATTTTGCCACGAATTGTGTTGCCTCGCAAGAATTTCCATTGAGTGCTTGCACAAGTGATCTTACAACAACATACTTCCTGGGAAAGTCGCCATTTCCGGCACTTGACAAATTTGTTGAATCCATCGCCTCCATTGGCAATGTATCAG GAAAAATCCGAAGCTGGTATTGGTTTTCAGAATATGGACTGATGGTCTACAGCATGTCTAGAAATAGATACTGTGAACGAATTGGTCGACAGCATAAAAGCAATCATG CCGCATCTTTTATCGTTATTGGTCTTGGATCCACATGGATCAAACCCCATAGAAGCTCTTCTTCTTGGTGA